From one Neovison vison isolate M4711 chromosome 1, ASM_NN_V1, whole genome shotgun sequence genomic stretch:
- the IRF1 gene encoding interferon regulatory factor 1, giving the protein MPITRMRMRPWLEMQINSNQIPGLIWINKEEMIFQIPWKHAAKHGWDINKDACLFRSWAIHTGRYKAGEKEPDPKTWKANFRCAMNSLPDIEEVKDQSRNKGSSAVRVYRMLPPLTKNQRKERKSKSSRDAKSKAKRKPCGDSSPDTFSDALSSSTLPDDHSSYTAPGYIRQDLEVEQDLTPALSPCAVTSTLPDWHIPVEIVPDSTSDLYNLQVSPMPSTSEATTDEDEEGKLTEDIMKLLEQTGWQPTNVDGKGYLLNEPGAQPTPLYGDFSCKEEPEVDSPGGYIGLISSDLKTMDPNWVEGLLPPVRLPSIQAIPCAP; this is encoded by the exons ATGCCCATCACTCGGATGCGCATGAGACCCTGGCTAGAGATGCAGATTAATTCCAACCAGATCCCAGGGCTGATCTGGATCAATAAA GAGGAGATGATCTTCCAGATTCCATGGAAGCACGCTGCCAAACATGGCTGGGACATTAACAAGGATGCCTGTCTGTTCCGAAGCTGGGCCATTCACACAG GCCGATACAAAGCAGGGGAAAAGGAGCCAGATCCCAAGACATGGAAGGCCAACTTTCGCTGTGCCATGAACTCCCTGCCAGACATTGAGGAAGTGAAGGACCAGAGCAGGAACAAGGGTAGCTCAGCCGTGCGGGTCTACCGAATGCTCCCGCCCCTCACCAAGAACCAGAGGAAAG AGAGGAAGTCCAAGTCCAGCCGAGATGCTAAGAGCAAGGCCAAGAGGAAG CCATGTGGTGACTCCAGTCCTGATACCTTCTCCGACGCACTTAGCAGCTCCACCCTGCCCGATGACCACAGCAGCTACACCGCCCCGGGCTACATAAGGCAGGATTTGGAGGTTGAGCAGGACCTAACTCCAG CACTGTCCCCATGTGCCGTTACTAGTACGCTCCCTGACTGGCACATCCCAGTGGAAATTGTGCCGGATAGCACCAGTGACCTCTACAACTTACAGGTGTCACCCATGCCCTCCACTTcagaag CCACAACTGATGAGGATGAAGAAGGGAAATTAACTGAGGACATCATGAAG CTCTTGGAGCAGACGGGGTGGCAGCCAACAAACGTGGATGGGAAGGGGTACCTGCTCAATGAACCCGGGGCCCAGCCCACCCCTCTCTATGGAGACTTCAGCTGCAAGGAGGAGCCAGAAGTTGACAGCCCTGGAG GGTATATTGGACTGATATCTTCAGATCTGAAGACCATGGACCCCAACTGGGTGGAGGGCCTGTTGCCCCCAGTCAGGCTGCCCTCTATCCAGGCCATTCCTTGTGCGCCATAG